A window of the Oncorhynchus kisutch isolate 150728-3 unplaced genomic scaffold, Okis_V2 Okis02a-Okis13b_hom, whole genome shotgun sequence genome harbors these coding sequences:
- the LOC116359241 gene encoding zinc finger CW-type PWWP domain protein 2-like — protein MSLLPDLNANEDETSYYADKTWVQCKSPRCLKWRLVPKSDEMVAELDHGKSWHCHMNPDPLFSHCSIPQGPFPNNSQFKEHGLKVVYSGLPVGSLVLVKACNWPWWPAILSPDPNVEEYVRLDSEGYVEHYHVEFLGKPHTRFWAAAKHVELYHNSFTKPRYRNLRGAMRKSYEVAMEEVAKVREMGCEERLQISHFQPQDLLSQAQRLMHAIERMLRQYSNQQDNQDKRDQRIRMWDASIEEDGDTLIIEGFRFDSATCLEDLMTAGNKK, from the exons ATGAGTCTTCTTCCAGACCTGAATGCCAATGAGGATGAAACATCCTACTATGCAGACAAGACCTGGGTCCAGTGCAAGTCTCCCAGATGTCTGAAGTGGAGACTGGTACCAAAGAGTGATGAAATGGTGGCTGAGCTGGACCATGGCAAGTCCTGGCACTGTCATATGAACCCAGACCCTCTGTTCAGCCACTGCAGCATCCCTCAGGGCCCTTTCCCCAACAACTCCCAGTTCAAGGAACATGGCCTGAAGGTTGTGTACTCCGGACTGCCTGTCGGGAGCCTGGTGCTGGTGAAAGCATGTAACTGGCCATG GTGGCCAGCCATTTTAAGTCCAGACCCCAACGTGGAGGAGTATGTGAGGCTGGACAGCGAGGGTTATGTGGAGCACTACCATGTTGAGTTCCTGGGGAAACCTCATACCAGATTCTGGGCTGCTGCCAAGCATGTAGAACTCTACCACAACTCCTTCACTAAA CCCAGATACAGGAACCTGCGAGGCGCTATGAGGAAGTCGTATGAGGTGGCGATGGAGGAGGTGGCTAAGGTCAGGGAGATGGGCTGTGAGGAGAGACTGCAGATCAGCCACTTCCAGCCACAGGATT TGTTGAGTCAGGCTCAGAGGTTAATGCATGCTATTGAGAGGATGCTCAGACAATACTCCAACCAGCAGGACAACCAGGACAAG CGGGACCAGAGGATTCGGATGTGGGATGCCAGCATCGAGGAGGACGGAGACACTCTGATCATAGAAGGGTTCAGGTTTGACAGCGCCACCTGTCTGGAGGACCTGATGACTGCAGGAAACAAGAAATAA